One region of Kwoniella newhampshirensis strain CBS 13917 chromosome 6, whole genome shotgun sequence genomic DNA includes:
- a CDS encoding DNA repair protein: MSTPATSAPPTALTASQARIAALNRLKAKNKLTTVTPPGNNNNSSSNNNAGTSRNGAASQPYVHKAAAMPSSARNMVQQQAEKEGQQAPLRRDPGLGKYFEYDLSKLHNSRGGFLTEDDLEGDRIKSVIELAREKQREKKLMREGEEPAIVPDQSPRCRECGTLEINHQFMKVFDIRVCKSCEKKFPEKYSLLTKTECKEDYLLTDPELKDEDLLPHLLRPNPHASTYSNMMLFLREQVEKVAWEKWDGEEGLDAEWKRREEFKKRKREEKFEQGLRDLRKRTRNNLYQRKQEAEHVHQFEDVEEVMDGEGDRSVLQRCFGCGAEQQIEVL; the protein is encoded by the exons ATGTCTACACCAGCGACATCCGCCCCACCCACAGCGCTCACCGCTTCTCAAGCAAGGATAGCAGCTCTCAATCGTCTCAAAGCGAAAAATAAACTCACCACAGTCACTCCTCCCggcaacaacaacaacagcagtAGTAATAACAATGCTGGTACTTCCCGAAATGGGGCTGCATCACAGCCTTATGTGCACAAAGCTGCCGCAATGCCCTCCAGCGCGAGGAACATGGTACAGCAGCAGGCTGAGAAAGAGGGTCAGCAAGCTCCATTGAGACGTGATCCGGGATTG GGGAAATACTTCGAGTACGATCTCAGTAAATTGCACAATTCGAGAGGAGGTTTCTTGACGGAAGACGACCTTGAAGGAGACAGAATAAAGAGTGTGATTGAGCTTGCGAGGGAGAAacaaagagagaagaaactGATGCGGGAGGGCGAGGAACCTG CTATCGTACCGGATCAATCACCAAGATGTCGGGAATGCGGGACGTTAGAGATAAATCATCAATTCATGAAG GTGTTCGACATCCGGGTGTGCAAGAGctgcgagaagaagttcCCGGAAAAATATTCATTGCTAACGAAGACCGAATGTaaggag GACTACCTCTTGACCGATCCGGAATTaaaggatgaggatctgTTGCCCCATCTGCTTCGACCGAACCCCCACGCATCTACGTATAGCAATATGATGCTTTTCCTCCGAGAACAGGTGGAGAAAGTGGCATGGGAGAAGTgggatggcgaggaaggatTGGACGCCGAGTGGAAACGGAGGGAGGAGTTCAAAAAGCGTaaaagagaggagaaattCGAGCAGGGTCTcagaga TTTACGAAAGAGGACCAGAAATAATCTGTATCAACGGAAACAGGAAGCGGAGCATGTGCATCAGTTTGAGGATGTAGAAGAGGTCAtggatggagaaggtgacAGAAGTGTGTTACAGCGATGTTTCGGATGCGGCGCGGAGCAACAGATCGAGGTGTTGTGA